The Daucus carota subsp. sativus chromosome 9, DH1 v3.0, whole genome shotgun sequence genome window below encodes:
- the LOC108201013 gene encoding putative pentatricopeptide repeat-containing protein At1g12700, mitochondrial gives MAAKRGALLTMTFLRLTPLILSPYSPLSSLFHSHFLPFSTKPNPNSQFKAPFIPSTSTTHPELKQLLYHKSKEGFDKLDDALQVFDKMLLLKSGLLVLQFNQLLTALVRMKKYSVAVSMFRELRVLSIPVDIVTFNTAIHSCCHLNTLDYAFSLLAGIIKSGWVPDVFTYNTLIKGLLSQDRPLEAGDLFKKLIIFQEIQPDVVMYNTIIDGLCKTSNTSMAVKLLRNMEEIGCKPDIVTYTSIIDSLCKERRVDRALDLVSKMNDKGISPNVITYNRLIQGLCSSGRWEDVGRLLTEMGVRQISPDLHTYNILANAYCKEGRTTDAEDVIEIMIQKGVPPDSITYNELMYGYCLTGKMYRALEVLNTMRSNGIAPNCYSYTIMINGYCKRQELDKAISLLRQMSAEGLKPVVETYNTLMHGLFQMGRHNEVVNLFHEMQKEGNKPDIITCQILLDGLCKNRYMDEAISFFRVMEGTGIVYDIKIHNILIDGLCKNRKLDEARNIFDKLALRGLQPDVITHNIMIRGLCQEGLFEEAKELLSKMETSICLPNDVTYNTIIRGSLLNKRYEEAAVLVENMRARKFSEDASTTSMVLDLLSKEQDPSVLAFCKWFLQ, from the coding sequence ATGGCTGCCAAGAGAGGAGCTCTTCTCACAATGACTTTTTTGAGATTAACGCCTCTAATTTTAAGCCCTTATTCTCCGTTATCATCTCtttttcattctcattttcttcCTTTCTCTACTAAACCTAACCCTAATTCACAATTCAAAGCCCCCTTTATTCCTTCTACATCCACCACTCATCCCGAACTTAAACAATTACTCTATCATAAGTCTAAAGAAGGTTTCGATAAACTCGACGATGCTCTGcaagtgtttgataaaatgctcCTTCTGAAATCTGGGCTTCTTGTTCTGCAATTTAACCAACTGTTAACTGCCCTTGTTCGGATGAAAAAATACTCTGTAGCTGTCTCCATGTTTAGAGAATTGCGCGTTTTAAGCATTCCTGTTGACATTGTTACTTTTAATACTGCCATCCATTCCTGTTGTCACTTGAATACACTTGATTATGCCTTTTCGTTGCTTGCTGGAATCATCAAGAGTGGTTGGGTGCCCGATGTCTTTACCTACAACACTCTCATCAAGGGCCTTCTGTCTCAAGACAGGCCTTTGGAGGCTGGGGATTTGTTTAAGAAGCTTAtcatatttcaagaaattcagcCTGATGTAGTTATGTATAACACCATCATTGATGGTCTCTGCAAAACTTCAAATACTTCCATGGCTGTCAAGTTATTAAGAAACATGGAGGAGATAGGTTGTAAACCAGATATAGTAACTTATACCTCCATTATTGATTCTTTGTGCAAAGAAAGACGAGTAGATCGTGCATTGGATCTTGTGTCTAAAATGAACGACAAAGGCATATCACCTAATGTTATAACCTATAACAGATTAATTCAAGGTCTTTGCAGCTCCGGCCGATGGGAGGACGTTGGGCGGTTGTTAACTGAGATGGGTGTTAGGCAGATCTCTCCTGATCTGCACACCTATAATATATTGGCTAATGCATACTGCAAAGAAGGgaggacaacagatgcagaagATGTGATTGAAATTATGATCCAGAAAGGTGTGCCTCCTGATTCAATCACATACAATGAACTGATGTATGGTTATTGTTTAACGGGCAAAATGTACAGGGCACTAGAGGTGCTGAATACCATGAGGAGTAATGGGATAGCGCCAAATTGTTATAGCTATACCATTATGATAAATGGCTATTGTAAGAGGCAGGAACTAGACAAAGCCATCAGTCTCCTCAGACAAATGTCTGCTGAAGGTCTGAAACCTGTAGTTGAAACCTACAATACACTGATGCATGGCCTCTTTCAGATGGGCAGACATAATGAGGTGGTCAACCTTTTCCATGAAATGCAAAAAGAAGGTAATAAACCAGATATCATAACATGTCAAATTTTATTGGATGGCCTTTGCAAGAACCGATACATGGATGAagcaatttccttctttcgAGTGATGGAAGGTACAGGTATAGTTtatgatattaaaatacataatatCCTCATTGATGGTCTCTGCAAGAACAGAAAACTTGATGAGGccagaaatatttttgataagctTGCTTTGAGAGGTTTGCAACCCGATGTCATAACACACAACATAATGATCAGAGGACTTTGTCAAGAAGGGTTGTTTGAGGAAGCAAAGGAATTACTTTCTAAAATGGAAACGAGCATTTGTTTGCCTAATGATGTGACTTATAATACGATCATTCGTGGAAGtcttttaaataaaagatatgaagAAGCAGCTGTACTGGTAGAGAACATGCGAGCTCGTAAATTCTCAGAAGATGCGTCTACCACATCCATGGTACTAGACCTATTATCTAAAGAACAGGACCCCTCCGTTCTTGCTTTCTGCAAATGGTTTTTGCAATAG